A region of Maribacter algicola DNA encodes the following proteins:
- a CDS encoding glycerate kinase — MRFLIIPDKFKGSMTSEEVYRSFRSGVEQVISEASFHFVKASDGGDGFLDAISMYKDCKRVAMKTLDPLGREISSYYLLDAKSKSAFIELANSSGMELLEPSERNASLTSTFGTGQQICDAIEKGAKKIYVGLGGSATNDGGIGIANALGFEFLGSNGNPMEPIGKNLSELQRIAKSDNSIEIKGIQFFAINDVKNPLFGKDGAAFVYAAQKGADAAMIMELDKGLRNLSDVYEGQFGSDFSEVPGSGAAGGTGFGLKAFFEAEFLSGVAFILELSGVKDVLDSEKFDYIVTGEGKIDEQTLQGKLIQGVMELANCYNIPVLAVCGKLDVPMDKLTSSGVKDVIEIRDPNKSLEYNMQNAKNLLEKKVSKYFKAFY; from the coding sequence ATGAGATTCCTGATCATCCCCGATAAATTTAAGGGTTCCATGACGAGCGAGGAAGTGTACCGATCGTTCAGAAGTGGAGTGGAGCAGGTTATAAGCGAGGCTTCTTTTCATTTTGTAAAGGCATCGGATGGAGGTGATGGTTTTTTGGACGCTATTTCAATGTATAAGGACTGCAAAAGGGTAGCTATGAAAACCCTAGATCCCTTGGGAAGGGAAATTTCCTCATACTATCTTTTGGATGCGAAATCCAAATCGGCCTTTATAGAATTGGCCAATAGCTCGGGCATGGAGCTTCTGGAACCTTCAGAACGAAACGCCTCCTTGACCTCGACTTTTGGTACGGGACAGCAGATCTGCGACGCCATAGAAAAAGGTGCCAAAAAAATATATGTCGGTTTGGGGGGCAGTGCTACGAACGATGGGGGAATTGGCATTGCGAATGCCTTGGGGTTCGAATTTTTGGGTTCTAACGGCAATCCGATGGAACCCATAGGAAAAAATTTAAGTGAGCTTCAAAGGATTGCTAAATCCGATAATTCTATAGAAATCAAAGGGATACAATTCTTTGCCATCAACGATGTCAAAAACCCGTTATTCGGAAAAGATGGGGCCGCTTTTGTATATGCCGCCCAAAAGGGTGCCGATGCTGCCATGATAATGGAGTTGGACAAAGGATTGCGAAATTTATCGGATGTATACGAAGGACAATTTGGTTCCGATTTCTCAGAAGTACCAGGTTCAGGAGCTGCCGGGGGAACCGGATTTGGTCTTAAGGCCTTTTTTGAGGCCGAGTTCCTCAGTGGGGTCGCTTTTATTTTGGAACTATCCGGCGTCAAGGACGTGTTGGATTCGGAGAAGTTTGATTATATCGTAACCGGTGAAGGCAAAATCGACGAACAGACACTTCAGGGAAAATTGATTCAAGGGGTTATGGAACTTGCCAACTGTTACAATATTCCAGTGCTGGCCGTTTGTGGTAAATTGGACGTTCCCATGGACAAGCTTACTTCAAGTGGCGTTAAGGATGTCATTGAAATTAGGGACCCCAACAAATCTTTGGAATATAATATGCAAAATGCCAAGAACCTACTTGAAAAGAAGGTATCGAAGTATTTTAAGGCCTTTTACTAA
- a CDS encoding saccharopine dehydrogenase family protein — translation MVRKILIIGAGKSTSFLLDYLLEKSDSENLKITIADLDTASISEHIKSHPNCSVRTLDIFKEDERTSAIAASDLVISMLPARFHIKIAEDCLTYKKHLVTASYISPELKKLNEKVTESGLVFMNEIGLDPGIDHMSAMQVIDRIRDKGGKILLFESFCGGLVAPEFDNNLWNYKFTWNPRNVVLAGQGGTAKFIQEGTYKYIPYHKLFRRTEFFEVEGYGKFEGYANRDSLNYREAYGLQDALTIYRGTMRRVGFSKAWNIFVQLGATDDTYTIEDSENMTYREFINLFLPYSPTDSVELKLRHYLKIDQDDSTWEKLVELNLFDKTRTIGIPDATPAQALQKILEDKWTLGEKEKDMIVMYHKFGYELNGEKKQIDSKLVVIGDDRVHTAMAKTVGLPVAIAALKILNGKITTPGVQIPITKEVYQPILKELEGLGINFKEYEVPYLGYNPDSVAS, via the coding sequence ATGGTGCGAAAAATTTTGATTATAGGGGCAGGTAAATCCACTTCGTTTTTGTTGGATTATTTATTGGAAAAATCGGATTCTGAAAATCTAAAGATTACCATTGCCGACCTTGATACGGCTTCCATTTCAGAGCATATTAAGTCACACCCCAATTGCTCGGTTCGCACCTTGGATATCTTCAAAGAAGATGAGCGAACATCGGCAATAGCAGCGTCGGATTTGGTAATTTCTATGTTACCGGCACGCTTTCACATCAAAATTGCGGAAGACTGTCTAACGTACAAAAAGCATTTGGTAACGGCATCCTACATCAGCCCAGAACTTAAAAAACTGAACGAAAAAGTCACCGAAAGCGGTTTGGTCTTTATGAACGAAATAGGGCTTGATCCAGGCATTGACCATATGAGCGCCATGCAGGTCATTGACCGTATACGGGATAAAGGCGGAAAAATCCTGTTGTTCGAATCGTTCTGCGGCGGACTCGTAGCACCCGAGTTTGATAACAATCTTTGGAACTATAAGTTTACCTGGAACCCTAGAAATGTGGTCCTCGCCGGGCAAGGGGGAACTGCCAAGTTTATTCAGGAGGGTACGTACAAGTACATTCCCTACCATAAATTATTTAGACGTACGGAATTTTTTGAAGTGGAGGGATATGGCAAGTTTGAGGGCTATGCCAATAGGGATTCCCTCAATTACCGGGAAGCCTACGGCTTACAGGATGCACTCACCATCTATAGGGGTACCATGCGGCGCGTAGGGTTCTCAAAGGCATGGAACATTTTTGTGCAACTTGGGGCCACGGACGACACCTATACTATCGAGGATTCGGAAAATATGACCTATCGGGAATTTATCAATCTCTTTCTTCCCTACTCCCCAACGGATTCCGTGGAACTGAAACTGAGGCATTATCTCAAAATAGATCAGGACGACAGTACTTGGGAAAAGCTAGTGGAACTGAACCTTTTCGATAAAACGAGGACCATCGGTATCCCTGATGCTACTCCGGCACAGGCACTACAGAAAATTTTGGAAGACAAATGGACCTTGGGCGAAAAGGAAAAGGATATGATTGTCATGTACCATAAGTTTGGTTACGAATTGAACGGGGAAAAAAAACAAATCGATTCCAAATTGGTAGTCATTGGTGATGATAGGGTGCATACCGCCATGGCCAAAACGGTGGGCTTGCCCGTAGCCATTGCCGCCTTAAAAATCCTGAACGGAAAAATCACCACGCCCGGAGTTCAAATCCCTATTACCAAGGAAGTCTACCAACCCATCCTCAAGGAATTGGAGGGCTTGGGTATCAACTTCAAGGAATACGAAGTTCCTTATTTGGGTTACAATCCCGATTCCGTCGCGAGTTAA
- a CDS encoding DUF423 domain-containing protein, producing MKKIILITASLLGFLAVALGAFGAHGLEKLVTADAVATFETGVRYQMYHAFFLFILGSLPGINEKSQRIVYGLVLIGVVFFSFSIYLLALNEVTAFDFRTLGFITPIGGTFLLAAWVYLGVQIYKSTLK from the coding sequence ATGAAAAAAATAATACTGATTACCGCTTCCCTTTTAGGATTTTTGGCGGTTGCTTTAGGTGCCTTTGGGGCACACGGGTTGGAGAAATTGGTAACTGCGGATGCCGTTGCTACTTTTGAAACAGGAGTTCGCTACCAAATGTATCACGCCTTTTTCCTGTTCATTTTGGGATCATTGCCCGGAATCAATGAAAAGTCCCAAAGGATAGTATACGGGCTGGTCTTGATCGGCGTGGTCTTCTTTTCATTTTCTATTTATCTCTTGGCCTTAAATGAAGTTACTGCATTTGATTTTAGGACCCTTGGGTTTATAACTCCCATTGGCGGAACATTTTTGCTGGCCGCATGGGTATATTTGGGAGTTCAAATCTATAAATCAACCCTAAAATGA
- a CDS encoding uroporphyrinogen-III synthase produces MKVKTILVSQPEPKMENSPYSRLIDKEKVKVDFRPFIHVEGVDAKGVRQQKIDLKDYTAIILTSRNAVDHFFRIAEEMRFKVPDTMKYFCQSEAVAYYLQKYVVYRKRKIYVGKRLFSDLAPMIKKYKDEKFLLPSSDVLKPEVPESLNALDIIWKRGIFYKTVISDLSDLRDVYYDILVFFSPSGIESLLHNFPDFKQNDTRIAVFGNSTVEAATGAGLRIDIKAPTPETPSMTMALQKYITNANK; encoded by the coding sequence ATGAAAGTAAAAACAATTTTGGTCTCTCAGCCCGAGCCAAAAATGGAAAATTCTCCCTATTCCAGGCTCATAGACAAAGAAAAAGTGAAGGTCGACTTTAGACCCTTTATCCATGTGGAAGGAGTAGATGCCAAAGGTGTCCGTCAACAAAAAATTGATTTAAAGGATTATACAGCTATAATTCTTACAAGTAGAAATGCGGTAGATCATTTCTTCAGGATTGCGGAAGAAATGCGTTTCAAGGTGCCTGATACCATGAAATACTTTTGTCAATCCGAGGCTGTGGCATACTATTTACAGAAGTATGTAGTATATAGGAAAAGAAAAATTTATGTAGGTAAACGTTTGTTTTCCGATTTAGCTCCGATGATCAAAAAATACAAGGACGAAAAGTTTTTGTTACCTTCTTCAGACGTGCTCAAGCCTGAAGTACCTGAATCTCTAAATGCTCTTGATATCATCTGGAAAAGAGGTATTTTTTATAAAACGGTCATCAGTGATCTATCAGATTTAAGGGACGTTTACTATGATATTTTGGTGTTCTTTAGTCCATCGGGTATTGAGTCACTACTACATAACTTTCCGGATTTTAAACAAAATGATACCCGGATCGCCGTTTTTGGAAATTCTACCGTAGAAGCCGCTACAGGTGCAGGTCTTAGAATCGACATAAAAGCCCCAACGCCGGAGACACCGTCCATGACCATGGCATTGCAAAAATATATTACGAACGCAAACAAATAA
- a CDS encoding DUF4271 domain-containing protein, translating to MEPIDRITDNLDWITLILFGSLLLIVIAKKIFYTRFLNFIILPFNNKYIIMYNKKEKLFNWFHILLTLFQIINISLFAFLVWKSYESPTTFVSKVTFFVILGYLFLFVFAKLFLQLGNSFIFGSYSTINELLFKKTSYLNYGSLVLFLANILLCFVFINSMPVVLSAFALFLLINIIGWVSVIRIHQKFISSYFFYFILYLCALEIAPLIILGSFLK from the coding sequence ATGGAGCCAATTGACAGGATTACCGATAACTTGGACTGGATTACCCTTATCTTGTTTGGCAGTCTGCTCTTAATTGTCATCGCCAAAAAGATTTTCTATACACGGTTCCTGAATTTTATCATTTTGCCTTTCAACAACAAGTACATAATTATGTACAACAAAAAAGAGAAGCTTTTCAATTGGTTTCATATACTGCTTACCTTATTCCAAATCATCAATATATCATTGTTCGCCTTTCTCGTTTGGAAGAGTTATGAAAGCCCCACAACATTCGTCTCAAAGGTGACATTTTTTGTAATCCTAGGCTATCTGTTTCTTTTCGTTTTCGCAAAGTTGTTCCTACAACTGGGAAACAGTTTCATTTTTGGGTCCTATAGTACCATTAATGAATTACTGTTCAAAAAAACCTCTTATTTGAACTATGGCAGCCTTGTCCTTTTTCTTGCCAATATACTTTTGTGCTTTGTTTTTATTAACTCCATGCCTGTAGTATTATCAGCATTTGCACTATTTCTCTTAATTAATATTATAGGCTGGGTTTCAGTTATTAGGATTCATCAAAAATTCATTAGTTCCTACTTTTTCTATTTTATTTTGTACCTTTGCGCACTCGAAATTGCACCCCTAATCATATTGGGAAGCTTTCTAAAATAG
- the pckA gene encoding phosphoenolpyruvate carboxykinase (ATP), protein MHSSFYKSKTISLKNYGIDHDNFHYQETPEALQKATIDLGMGVETKNGTLAVNTGEFTGRSPQDRFIVKDDITKDRIWWGSVNIPFEPEKFKALYDKVIDYLNNKELFVRDCYACADPEYKLNIRVINEYPWSNMFAYNMFLRPTEEDLENFNPEWTVINAPGFMADAQVDGTRQHNFAILNFTEKVALIGGTGYTGEIKKGIFSALNFILPIFKETLPMHCSSNIGEDGDTAIFFGLSGTGKTTLSTDPNRRLIGDDEHGWTSRNTVFNFEGGCYAKVINLSQEQEPEIYNAIKPGAILENVILDKDGNVDYTDTSITQNTRVSYPIYHIDNIQQPSIGKNVKNIFFLTADAFGVLPPISKLTPSQAAYHFISGYTAKVAGTEAGVVEPQPSFSACFGAPFMPLHPTKYAEMLSKKMKETGVAVWLVNTGWTGGPYGIGTRMKLKYTRAMISAALNGDLGLYSYDTYHIHSVFGVAQPRECPGVPTSVLSPRATWNNDEKYYTTAFKLSNAFRENFKKFEKYANEEIRRGGPQRYAF, encoded by the coding sequence ATGCATAGTTCATTTTACAAATCGAAAACGATATCTTTAAAGAATTACGGAATTGACCACGATAATTTTCACTATCAAGAAACACCGGAAGCTCTTCAAAAGGCAACTATAGACCTTGGTATGGGGGTAGAGACCAAAAATGGCACCCTTGCCGTTAATACAGGGGAATTTACGGGAAGGTCTCCTCAAGACCGCTTTATTGTGAAGGACGATATTACCAAGGATAGAATTTGGTGGGGATCTGTAAATATTCCTTTTGAACCTGAAAAATTCAAGGCACTTTATGACAAGGTTATCGATTATTTGAATAATAAGGAACTTTTCGTGCGGGACTGCTATGCCTGTGCTGACCCAGAATATAAATTGAACATAAGGGTTATAAACGAATATCCATGGTCCAACATGTTCGCCTATAATATGTTTTTAAGACCAACGGAGGAGGATTTGGAGAATTTCAATCCCGAGTGGACGGTCATCAATGCACCGGGATTTATGGCCGATGCCCAAGTAGATGGAACAAGGCAACATAACTTCGCAATCCTGAACTTCACTGAGAAAGTTGCCTTAATTGGTGGCACTGGATATACAGGGGAAATTAAAAAGGGAATTTTTTCAGCCCTCAATTTTATTTTGCCAATATTCAAGGAGACCTTACCCATGCATTGCTCGTCAAATATTGGGGAGGATGGGGATACAGCGATATTTTTCGGCCTGTCCGGAACCGGAAAAACAACATTGTCCACAGATCCAAATAGGCGTTTGATCGGGGATGATGAACATGGGTGGACTAGTAGAAATACCGTGTTTAATTTTGAAGGAGGGTGTTATGCCAAGGTCATAAACCTGTCTCAAGAGCAGGAACCTGAAATTTATAATGCCATAAAACCGGGGGCCATACTTGAAAATGTCATTTTGGACAAGGATGGTAATGTGGATTATACAGATACCTCAATAACTCAAAACACTAGGGTAAGTTACCCAATCTACCATATAGACAACATTCAGCAGCCTTCCATTGGGAAAAATGTAAAAAACATATTCTTTTTGACCGCGGATGCATTTGGGGTACTGCCTCCAATTTCTAAGCTAACACCCAGTCAGGCCGCCTATCATTTCATTTCCGGTTATACCGCAAAAGTTGCCGGTACTGAAGCCGGGGTCGTGGAACCGCAACCTTCTTTTTCAGCTTGTTTTGGTGCACCGTTTATGCCTTTGCATCCCACTAAATATGCTGAGATGTTGAGTAAAAAAATGAAGGAAACAGGGGTGGCAGTCTGGTTGGTGAACACGGGTTGGACCGGTGGCCCATATGGAATTGGTACCCGTATGAAGTTAAAGTATACCCGTGCAATGATTAGCGCTGCACTCAATGGCGACCTTGGCCTGTATTCCTATGATACCTACCATATTCATTCCGTTTTTGGCGTGGCGCAACCCAGGGAATGTCCTGGAGTACCCACCAGCGTATTGAGTCCTAGGGCAACTTGGAACAATGATGAAAAATATTATACCACGGCCTTTAAGCTTTCCAATGCATTTAGGGAGAACTTTAAAAAGTTTGAAAAATACGCCAACGAGGAAATTAGACGCGGAGGACCACAGCGATACGCGTTTTGA
- a CDS encoding SLC13 family permease: MNKTRLMGLFLGPLSFVLILSFFHPEGLSKEANAVLASTAWIAIWWITEAIPIAVTALLPIVLFPLSGGLDLTATSGSFGHKYVFLYMGGFVIAIAIEKWNLHKRIALNIIHLIGADIRKIILGFMVATAFLSMWISNTATSVMMLPIGLAIIKQLKDNPATVEDENLLFGKSLMLAIAYSASIGGMATLIGTPPNLVLAGVVLDTYGYEITFMQWFMFGLPISVVLIFICWKYLTRFAFSFKQVEFPGGRAEIKRLKNGLGKITYEEKLIALVFGATAFCWITRSFLLQKLLPGLDDTIIAIFFAILLFLIPAKKRGEQLLNWDEAVKMPWGIILLFGGGMALAKGFDESGLAVWIGGQMTSLSGLPIFILVLVLIAAVNFLTEITSNLATTAMLLPVLAPMALSIDVHPFVLMVGAAVAASCAFMLPVATPPNAVVFGSGYLRIPDMVRKGFFMNIMSIIVLSLFVYFLLPQLWDIVINGFPENLKK; encoded by the coding sequence ATGAACAAAACAAGATTAATGGGACTCTTTTTAGGCCCTCTTTCCTTTGTATTGATCCTTAGTTTTTTTCATCCGGAGGGATTGTCCAAGGAAGCGAACGCCGTTTTGGCATCCACGGCCTGGATTGCCATCTGGTGGATTACGGAGGCCATTCCCATTGCCGTTACGGCATTATTGCCCATAGTGCTTTTTCCGCTTTCGGGAGGGTTGGACCTTACGGCTACTTCGGGTTCTTTTGGGCATAAATATGTATTTCTCTATATGGGCGGTTTTGTCATCGCCATCGCTATCGAAAAATGGAACCTACACAAACGAATTGCACTTAACATTATCCATTTAATAGGTGCCGATATCCGAAAAATTATTTTGGGGTTTATGGTGGCGACGGCCTTTTTATCCATGTGGATTTCAAATACGGCAACGTCGGTCATGATGTTGCCCATTGGTCTGGCGATTATCAAACAATTAAAGGATAATCCGGCTACGGTGGAGGACGAGAACTTGTTGTTTGGAAAATCCCTGATGCTTGCCATCGCCTACAGTGCTTCCATTGGGGGAATGGCGACTTTAATTGGTACCCCTCCCAATTTGGTATTGGCTGGTGTGGTATTGGATACCTACGGTTATGAAATTACCTTCATGCAATGGTTCATGTTCGGGCTTCCCATTTCCGTGGTGCTGATTTTCATCTGTTGGAAATATTTGACACGGTTCGCTTTTTCCTTCAAACAAGTCGAATTCCCCGGAGGTAGGGCAGAAATAAAAAGACTTAAGAATGGCCTGGGGAAAATCACCTATGAGGAAAAATTGATAGCCCTGGTCTTTGGCGCTACGGCCTTTTGTTGGATTACACGTTCCTTTCTGTTACAGAAACTGTTACCGGGTCTGGACGATACCATCATCGCCATCTTTTTTGCCATTTTACTTTTCCTGATTCCGGCCAAAAAAAGGGGGGAGCAGCTGCTGAATTGGGACGAGGCCGTTAAAATGCCCTGGGGAATCATTTTACTTTTTGGTGGCGGTATGGCCTTGGCAAAGGGTTTTGATGAAAGCGGTTTGGCCGTATGGATCGGTGGGCAGATGACGTCACTGTCCGGACTCCCCATTTTCATTTTGGTATTGGTGTTGATCGCTGCGGTAAATTTCTTGACCGAGATCACCTCCAATCTGGCCACAACGGCGATGCTGTTACCCGTTTTGGCTCCCATGGCCCTTTCCATAGACGTACATCCGTTCGTTTTAATGGTGGGTGCCGCCGTGGCGGCCTCCTGTGCCTTTATGTTGCCCGTTGCTACCCCGCCCAATGCGGTGGTTTTCGGGTCCGGTTACCTACGGATTCCCGATATGGTCCGAAAAGGCTTTTTCATGAACATCATGTCCATCATCGTACTGAGCCTTTTCGTTTATTTTTTATTACCCCAGCTGTGGGACATTGTCATAAATGGATTTCCTGAAAACCTAAAGAAATGA